One stretch of Streptomyces peucetius DNA includes these proteins:
- a CDS encoding alkaline phosphatase D family protein has translation MSQNPQSSFPARRSVLRGTVAASAALALPAAGAAAAPALALSGRPRAGWGVQTGDVTTDSGLVWVRSDRPARMIVETSATGSFRRARRWRGPLLGPGTDFTGTTALHGLPPGEQVHYRVTLADPDDHRRTGEPVYGTFRTAPADRRQGVRFLWSGDIAGQGWGINPDIGGYRAYEEMRRLDPDFFLCSGDTVYADGPLVESVPLPDGRVWRNLMTEEKSKVAETLDEYRGTFRYNLLDDNVRRFNAQVPTIVQWDDHEVRNNWYPGQILDDARYTEKDVDVLARRSMRAFSEYFPVGTLDGRRGGEGRVHRVVHHGPLLDVFVLDMRTYRNANSPNRQADDDQGILGAEQLAWLKRELARSRAVWKVIASDMPIGLVVPDGAANFEAVAQGDPGAPLGRELQIAELLRYIKHRRITGTVWLTADVHYTSAQHYAPERAAFKDFAPFWEFVSGPLAAGGFPANALDGTFGPDRVFVRAPQRANVSPMESPQYFGEVDIDGGSGELTVRLRAEGGTVLFGRTLQPGRVGQ, from the coding sequence ATGTCACAGAATCCGCAGAGTTCTTTCCCCGCCCGCCGTTCCGTCCTGCGCGGCACGGTCGCCGCGTCCGCCGCGCTCGCGCTGCCCGCCGCCGGCGCGGCGGCGGCGCCCGCGCTGGCGTTGTCAGGGCGGCCGCGGGCCGGCTGGGGTGTGCAGACCGGTGACGTCACCACCGACTCCGGCCTGGTGTGGGTGCGTTCCGACCGGCCCGCCCGGATGATCGTGGAGACGTCCGCGACGGGGTCGTTCCGGCGGGCCCGCCGGTGGCGTGGCCCGCTGCTGGGACCGGGCACGGACTTCACCGGAACGACGGCGCTGCACGGTCTGCCCCCCGGCGAGCAGGTGCACTACCGCGTCACGCTCGCGGACCCGGACGATCACCGGCGTACCGGCGAGCCGGTGTACGGGACGTTCCGCACCGCGCCGGCCGACCGCCGCCAAGGGGTGCGGTTCCTGTGGTCGGGCGACATCGCAGGACAGGGCTGGGGCATCAACCCCGACATCGGCGGCTACCGGGCGTACGAGGAGATGCGCCGGCTGGACCCGGACTTCTTCCTCTGCAGCGGCGACACCGTGTATGCGGACGGCCCGCTCGTGGAGAGCGTGCCGCTGCCGGACGGGCGGGTGTGGCGGAACCTGATGACGGAGGAGAAGTCGAAGGTCGCCGAAACGCTCGACGAGTACCGGGGCACGTTCCGCTACAACCTGCTCGACGACAACGTCCGCCGGTTCAACGCGCAGGTTCCGACGATCGTGCAGTGGGACGACCACGAGGTGCGCAACAACTGGTACCCGGGTCAGATCCTGGACGACGCGCGGTACACGGAGAAGGACGTGGACGTGCTCGCGCGCCGTTCGATGCGGGCCTTCTCCGAGTACTTCCCCGTCGGCACGCTCGACGGGCGGCGCGGCGGCGAGGGCCGTGTCCACCGGGTGGTGCACCACGGGCCGCTGCTGGACGTGTTCGTCCTCGACATGCGGACGTACCGCAACGCCAACTCGCCGAACCGGCAGGCGGACGACGACCAGGGCATCCTCGGTGCGGAGCAGCTCGCGTGGCTCAAGCGGGAGCTGGCCCGGTCGCGGGCGGTGTGGAAAGTGATCGCCTCCGACATGCCGATCGGGCTCGTGGTGCCGGACGGAGCGGCGAACTTCGAGGCCGTGGCGCAGGGGGATCCGGGTGCGCCGCTCGGGCGTGAGCTGCAGATCGCGGAGCTGCTGCGGTACATCAAGCACCGGCGGATCACGGGCACCGTGTGGCTGACCGCCGATGTGCACTACACGTCGGCCCAGCACTACGCGCCGGAGCGGGCGGCGTTCAAGGATTTCGCGCCGTTCTGGGAGTTCGTGTCGGGTCCGCTGGCCGCCGGTGGTTTTCCTGCGAACGCGCTCGACGGCACCTTCGGGCCCGACCGGGTGTTCGTCAGGGCGCCTCAGCGGGCAAACGTGTCGCCGATGGAGTCGCCGCAGTACTTCGGCGAGGTCGACATCGACGGCGGCAGCGGCGAGTTGACGGTGCGGCTGCGCGCGGAGGGCGGAACGGTCCTCTTCGGCCGGACGCTCCAGCCGGGGCGCGTCGGCCAGTGA
- a CDS encoding GNAT family N-acetyltransferase — MTDVTSAKSARHPHHWRRDLVELAAMFTAVAVADTIAKLIGHTPDGPFLLVASAVALAATAAFHTWWARRHGNAPPLGTAAGSPAAAHGREHDEPRETALWRMRTTVQDTPGSLAALCGALAGLGVDILTLQTHPLADGTVDEFLLRAPASLQARELTREVAAAGGSGTWTERADAHDLVDTPTRVLGLATRTALDAAELPLALRQLLGRCTIRSRPAVSPTGRPAGEMPPVEGVLEETVMRLRDPNGGAITVERAHLPFTPTEFARARALVELDARLGPRVPRSQDVLTLPEGNEITVRRADQGDTAAALAMHERCSDRTLSLRYHGPVQDADRYLNHLLSPRFGRTLAVETASGRLVALGHLLWDGDETEVALLVEDAWQRRGIGSMLLERLTGMAAEAGCESVYAVTQASNTGMVAAMRGLGLPLDYQIEEGTLVVTARLDAAAVPPGPLHERAEQAGRSGRTER; from the coding sequence ATGACAGATGTGACTTCCGCGAAGAGTGCCCGCCACCCGCACCACTGGCGGCGGGACCTCGTCGAACTGGCCGCCATGTTCACCGCCGTGGCCGTCGCCGACACCATCGCCAAGCTGATCGGGCACACCCCCGACGGGCCGTTCCTGCTCGTGGCCTCCGCGGTGGCGCTCGCCGCGACGGCCGCCTTCCACACATGGTGGGCACGGCGCCACGGCAACGCACCGCCCCTCGGGACGGCGGCGGGGAGCCCGGCCGCCGCGCACGGGCGCGAACACGACGAGCCCCGCGAGACCGCGCTGTGGCGGATGCGCACCACCGTCCAGGACACCCCCGGCAGCCTCGCCGCGCTCTGCGGCGCCCTGGCCGGGCTCGGCGTCGACATCCTGACGCTGCAGACGCACCCGCTGGCCGACGGCACGGTCGACGAGTTCCTGCTGCGGGCGCCCGCCTCCCTCCAGGCGCGGGAGCTGACGCGCGAGGTCGCGGCGGCCGGCGGCAGCGGCACCTGGACCGAGCGGGCCGACGCCCACGACCTCGTCGACACGCCCACCCGGGTGCTGGGCCTCGCCACCCGTACCGCCCTGGACGCGGCGGAACTGCCGCTGGCGCTGCGGCAGCTGCTCGGCCGGTGCACCATCCGCTCGCGCCCGGCCGTCTCGCCGACCGGCCGCCCCGCCGGCGAGATGCCCCCGGTCGAGGGAGTGCTGGAGGAGACCGTGATGCGGCTGCGCGACCCGAACGGCGGCGCCATCACCGTCGAGCGCGCCCATCTGCCGTTCACCCCCACCGAGTTCGCCCGCGCCCGGGCTCTCGTCGAGCTGGACGCGCGCCTCGGCCCCCGCGTCCCGCGCAGCCAAGACGTCCTCACCCTCCCGGAGGGCAACGAGATCACCGTGCGCCGCGCGGACCAGGGCGACACCGCGGCCGCGCTCGCCATGCACGAACGGTGCTCCGACCGGACGCTCTCCCTGCGCTACCACGGCCCCGTCCAGGACGCGGACCGCTACCTGAACCACCTGCTGAGCCCGCGCTTCGGCCGCACGCTCGCCGTGGAGACCGCCTCCGGGCGACTGGTCGCCCTCGGCCACCTGCTGTGGGACGGGGACGAGACCGAGGTCGCACTGCTCGTCGAGGACGCCTGGCAGCGCCGTGGCATCGGCTCGATGCTGCTCGAGCGCCTGACGGGTATGGCCGCCGAGGCCGGCTGCGAAAGCGTCTACGCCGTCACACAGGCGTCGAACACCGGGATGGTCGCCGCCATGCGCGGCCTCGGCCTGCCGCTGGACTACCAGATCGAGGAGGGGACCCTGGTGGTCACCGCCCGACTGGACGCGGCTGCAGTCCCTCCCGGTCCCCTTCACGAGCGGGCTGAGCAGGCAGGGCGGAGCGGACGGACCGAGCGCTGA